Proteins encoded in a region of the Paucibacter sediminis genome:
- a CDS encoding RidA family protein: MIERFEVGARMSEMAVHNGVVYLAGQVASDASLDITGQTADVLAQIDRLLKLAGSDKTKILRAQIYIADVAEFAGMNKAWDAWVVAGHTPPRATVEAKLAKPEWKVEVVITAAV, encoded by the coding sequence ATGATCGAACGTTTTGAAGTCGGCGCGCGCATGTCCGAGATGGCCGTGCACAACGGCGTGGTCTACCTGGCGGGCCAGGTGGCCTCCGACGCGAGCCTGGACATCACCGGCCAGACCGCGGATGTGCTGGCCCAGATCGACCGCCTGCTCAAGCTCGCCGGCAGCGACAAGACCAAGATCCTGCGTGCCCAGATCTATATCGCCGATGTGGCCGAGTTCGCCGGCATGAACAAGGCCTGGGATGCCTGGGTCGTGGCCGGCCACACGCCGCCGCGCGCCACCGTCGAGGCCAAGCTGGCCAAGCCGGAGTGGAAGGTCGAGGTCGTCATCACCGCCGCGGTCTGA
- a CDS encoding MBL fold metallo-hydrolase: MPVELFRRDQHVCLMFSKLSTEDGEAVQSNQFLLVNRGTGAILDPGGNIAYNELYLGMTAHFPPHKLAAILASHADPDIIASLDRWMTASSAPVYISRIWERFAPHFCKPGKTLGRVIGIPDAGARLRLGEGDAAFELLALPAHFLHSEGNFQFYDPLSKILFSGDLGASLGPDLKPEQIVTSLAEHVPRMEAFHRRYMVSNKVLRLWAAMVRELDIRMIVPQHGAPLAGEAVPAFIRWAENLACGIDLVGPQDYRVPQEALPA, from the coding sequence GTGCCCGTTGAACTCTTCCGCCGCGATCAGCATGTCTGCCTGATGTTCTCCAAGCTCAGCACGGAGGACGGCGAGGCGGTGCAATCCAACCAGTTCCTGCTGGTGAACCGCGGCACCGGGGCCATCCTGGACCCGGGCGGCAACATCGCCTACAACGAGCTCTACCTCGGCATGACGGCGCATTTCCCGCCGCACAAGCTGGCCGCCATCCTGGCCTCGCATGCCGACCCCGACATCATCGCCTCGCTCGACCGCTGGATGACGGCCAGCAGCGCGCCGGTCTATATCTCGCGCATCTGGGAGCGCTTTGCGCCGCATTTCTGCAAGCCCGGCAAGACGCTGGGCCGGGTGATCGGCATTCCCGACGCCGGCGCGCGCCTGCGCCTGGGCGAGGGCGACGCGGCCTTCGAGCTGCTGGCCCTGCCCGCGCATTTCCTGCATTCCGAGGGCAATTTCCAGTTCTACGACCCGCTCAGCAAGATCCTGTTCTCGGGTGACCTGGGCGCCTCGCTGGGGCCGGATCTGAAACCGGAGCAGATCGTCACCAGCCTGGCCGAGCATGTGCCGCGCATGGAGGCCTTCCACCGCCGCTACATGGTCAGCAACAAGGTGCTGCGCCTGTGGGCGGCGATGGTGCGCGAGCTCGACATCCGCATGATCGTGCCGCAGCATGGCGCGCCGCTGGCGGGCGAGGCGGTGCCGGCGTTCATCCGCTGGGCCGAGAACCTCGCCTGCGGCATCGACCTGGTCGGGCCGCAGGACTACCGCGTGCCGCAGGAGGCCCTGCCGGCGTAG
- a CDS encoding glutaredoxin family protein: protein MGERISAALSGPIGLVVLVLAVLGLSQAARSWNEAGQAQQLRERARPGDILMLASSSCVYCQRAQRWLDAERVPYRMCLIEQDAACARDYVALQAPGTPTFLVRGVRVVGWDRATLLKALE from the coding sequence ATGGGCGAACGTATCTCGGCCGCGTTGAGTGGCCCCATCGGTCTGGTGGTGCTGGTGCTGGCGGTGCTGGGCCTGAGCCAGGCCGCGCGCAGCTGGAACGAGGCCGGGCAGGCGCAGCAGCTGCGCGAGCGGGCCCGGCCGGGCGACATCCTGATGCTGGCCAGCAGCAGCTGTGTCTACTGCCAGCGTGCGCAGCGCTGGCTGGACGCCGAACGCGTGCCCTATCGCATGTGCCTGATCGAACAGGATGCCGCATGCGCGCGCGACTATGTCGCGCTGCAGGCGCCCGGCACGCCGACCTTTCTGGTGCGGGGTGTCCGGGTGGTGGGCTGGGACCGGGCGACGCTGCTGAAGGCGCTGGAGTGA
- a CDS encoding 3',5'-nucleoside bisphosphate phosphatase → MTTLHACTNADLHCHSVVSDGTLSPELLAARAKANGVELWALTDHDEVGGQARARDAALALGLPYLTGTEISVSFAGRVVHIVGLGFDPQNAALVAGLHATRGGREARAREMAAGLAQVGIKGAFEGASHYVGNPELISRTHFARFLVDSGVCSDVSEVFRRFLTEGKPGYVPHRWAALGDAVRWINEAEGLAVIAHPGRYDFTPTEEYALITEFIAHGGRGIEVVTGSHTAAEAQKYTETALEFGLLASRGSDFHSPTESHTDLGRLPDLSGRLTPVWQALQHRVQRPAP, encoded by the coding sequence GTGACTACCCTGCATGCCTGTACCAACGCCGATCTGCACTGCCACTCGGTCGTCTCCGACGGCACCCTGAGCCCCGAACTGCTGGCCGCGCGCGCCAAGGCCAATGGCGTGGAGTTGTGGGCGCTGACCGATCACGACGAGGTGGGCGGCCAGGCGCGCGCCCGCGATGCCGCGCTGGCGCTGGGCCTGCCCTATCTGACCGGCACCGAGATCTCGGTGAGCTTTGCCGGGCGCGTGGTGCACATCGTCGGCCTGGGTTTCGACCCTCAGAACGCCGCCCTGGTGGCCGGCCTGCATGCCACCCGCGGCGGCCGCGAGGCGCGTGCCCGCGAGATGGCGGCCGGCCTGGCCCAGGTGGGCATCAAGGGCGCCTTCGAGGGCGCCAGCCACTATGTGGGCAACCCCGAGCTGATCTCGCGCACCCATTTCGCGCGCTTCCTGGTCGACAGCGGTGTCTGCAGCGATGTCTCCGAGGTGTTCCGCCGCTTCCTCACCGAGGGCAAGCCCGGCTATGTGCCGCACCGCTGGGCCGCGCTGGGCGATGCGGTGCGCTGGATCAACGAGGCCGAGGGCTTGGCGGTGATCGCCCACCCGGGCCGCTACGACTTCACGCCCACCGAGGAATACGCCCTCATCACCGAATTCATCGCCCATGGCGGGCGCGGCATCGAGGTGGTGACCGGCAGCCACACCGCCGCCGAGGCCCAGAAGTACACCGAGACGGCGCTGGAGTTCGGCCTGCTGGCCTCGCGCGGCTCGGACTTCCACAGCCCCACCGAGAGCCACACCGATCTGGGCCGCCTGCCCGATCTCTCCGGCCGCCTCACGCCGGTCTGGCAGGCGCTGCAACACCGCGTGCAGCGCCCCGCCCCGTGA
- a CDS encoding L-threonylcarbamoyladenylate synthase: protein MAQFFEVHPENPQQRFLKQAAQILQSGGVGAIPTDSSYALVCRLDDKAAVDQLRRVRGVDDKHHLTLLCRDLSELANFARVDNRQYRLLKLATPGPFTFILEATKEVPRRVSHPSRRTIGLRVPDHKVTQDLLALMGEPLLATTLIPPGESEALNDAGEISERFDRVLQVIVDAGACPLQPTTVVDLTADEAQLIRRGRGDPATLGLQEA from the coding sequence ATGGCGCAATTCTTCGAAGTCCACCCCGAGAACCCGCAACAGCGCTTCCTCAAGCAGGCCGCGCAAATCCTCCAGTCCGGCGGCGTCGGTGCGATCCCGACCGACTCCAGCTACGCGCTGGTATGCCGGCTGGACGACAAGGCCGCCGTCGACCAGCTGCGCCGCGTGCGCGGCGTGGACGACAAGCATCACCTCACGCTCTTGTGCCGCGATCTCAGCGAACTGGCCAATTTCGCCCGCGTCGACAACCGCCAGTACCGCCTGCTCAAGCTGGCAACACCTGGCCCCTTCACCTTCATCCTGGAAGCCACCAAGGAAGTGCCGCGGCGCGTCTCGCACCCTTCGCGCCGCACCATCGGCCTGCGCGTGCCGGATCACAAGGTCACCCAGGATCTGCTGGCCCTGATGGGCGAGCCGCTGCTGGCCACCACCCTGATCCCGCCCGGCGAGAGCGAGGCGCTGAATGACGCCGGCGAGATCAGCGAGCGCTTCGACCGCGTGCTGCAGGTGATCGTCGACGCCGGCGCCTGCCCCCTGCAGCCCACCACGGTGGTGGACCTCACCGCCGACGAGGCCCAGCTGATACGCCGCGGCCGCGGCGACCCGGCCACGCTGGGCTTGCAGGAAGCGTGA
- a CDS encoding methyl-accepting chemotaxis protein — translation MSLLTQLRISQRLALSYGLLIVLLVIIGSYGAYSANRLSKDLDRTANQSLVKIAAANSLEGNVNVVARAARDLLLLDEARQIKKQQAAIDGALQDSEKQLGSLQGSIEGAKESDLLAQVKERQGKFFAAVEKFRKVQKDGSPDEARESLITDVRPAQQAYQDGLKGLVDLQFESAHDLAVAGGELARNSVLVTLILVVAAVVIGGVGGLAIARSIVAPVNKARSAAEAIRDGDLTHEISTEGSDELSQMLTAMRDMQQALSGVVSSVSSAASDVAHSSSAIAGGNNDLSDRTARSASSLQTTAASVEEIAANLSGASELTRKAAGIATKARQSASAGGQVVAQVVHTMQEISASSRKIGDIIGVIDGIAFQTNILALNAAVEAARAGEHGRGFAVVASEVRALASRSAAAAKEIKVLIQESSVKVENGTTLVNNAGNTINSVVDEVNNMGQLIEEISHSAQEQASGVGVVNQAMNELDRSTQQNASLVSELTRSTEELTGSSSRLLEAVGFFRTR, via the coding sequence ATGAGTCTGTTGACCCAGCTGCGCATCAGCCAGCGCCTCGCATTGAGCTACGGTCTGTTGATCGTCCTGCTCGTCATCATCGGAAGCTACGGCGCCTACAGCGCCAACCGCCTCTCCAAAGACCTGGATCGCACCGCCAACCAGAGCCTGGTGAAGATCGCCGCGGCGAACTCGCTGGAGGGTAACGTCAATGTGGTGGCGCGTGCCGCGCGCGACCTGTTGCTGCTCGACGAGGCGCGCCAGATCAAGAAGCAGCAGGCTGCCATCGACGGCGCGCTGCAGGACAGCGAGAAGCAGCTCGGCAGCCTGCAGGGCAGCATCGAGGGTGCCAAGGAAAGCGATCTGCTGGCCCAGGTGAAGGAACGCCAGGGCAAGTTCTTCGCCGCGGTGGAGAAGTTCCGCAAGGTGCAGAAGGACGGCAGCCCCGACGAGGCACGCGAAAGCCTGATCACCGACGTGCGCCCGGCCCAGCAGGCCTACCAGGACGGCCTCAAGGGCCTGGTGGACCTGCAGTTCGAGAGCGCCCATGACCTGGCCGTCGCCGGTGGCGAGCTGGCGCGCAACTCGGTGCTGGTGACGCTGATCCTGGTGGTGGCCGCGGTGGTGATCGGCGGCGTGGGTGGCCTCGCCATTGCACGCTCCATCGTGGCGCCGGTGAACAAGGCGCGCTCGGCCGCTGAGGCGATCCGCGACGGCGACCTCACCCACGAGATCAGCACCGAGGGCAGCGACGAGTTGAGCCAGATGCTCACCGCGATGCGCGACATGCAGCAGGCGCTCTCGGGCGTGGTCAGCAGCGTCAGCAGCGCGGCCAGCGACGTGGCGCACAGCTCCAGTGCGATCGCCGGCGGCAACAACGACCTGTCGGACCGCACCGCCCGCTCGGCCTCCAGCCTGCAGACCACCGCCGCCTCGGTGGAAGAGATTGCCGCCAACCTCAGCGGCGCCAGCGAGCTGACCCGCAAGGCCGCCGGCATCGCCACCAAGGCGCGCCAGTCGGCCTCGGCCGGCGGCCAGGTGGTGGCCCAGGTGGTGCACACCATGCAGGAGATCAGCGCCAGCTCGCGCAAGATCGGCGACATCATCGGCGTGATCGACGGCATCGCCTTCCAGACCAACATCCTGGCGCTGAACGCCGCGGTGGAAGCGGCGCGCGCCGGCGAGCATGGCCGCGGCTTCGCCGTGGTGGCCTCCGAGGTGCGCGCGCTGGCCTCGCGCTCGGCCGCCGCCGCCAAGGAGATCAAGGTGCTGATCCAGGAATCCTCGGTCAAGGTCGAGAACGGCACCACCCTGGTCAACAACGCCGGCAACACCATCAACAGCGTGGTGGACGAGGTCAACAACATGGGCCAGCTGATCGAGGAGATCTCGCACTCGGCCCAGGAGCAGGCCAGCGGCGTGGGCGTGGTGAACCAGGCCATGAACGAGCTGGACCGCAGCACCCAGCAGAACGCCAGCCTAGTCAGCGAGCTGACCCGCTCCACCGAAGAGCTGACCGGCAGCTCATCGCGCCTGCTGGAGGCCGTCGGCTTCTTCCGTACCCGTTAA
- a CDS encoding DUF2975 domain-containing protein, with product MPIATSSFAGLPRIRRLAFWLRLMCVLGAAAVLLTPLLLWTSDVWLLQVARHQWEAGQQPLNLNPLTRGLGLAIAALPGTAALLALWQLWSLFGCYARGRIFSAEPVQRLRRMGLALVVLAPALPLSHTLSVLALTWQNPPGQRVLVVALAFHHYLALMFGLVLLAMATVMAEATRVAEENAEFV from the coding sequence ATGCCCATCGCGACCTCGTCATTTGCCGGCCTGCCGCGCATCCGCCGCCTGGCCTTCTGGCTGCGCCTGATGTGCGTGCTGGGCGCGGCCGCGGTGTTGCTGACGCCGCTGCTGCTGTGGACCAGCGATGTCTGGCTGCTGCAGGTGGCAAGGCATCAATGGGAGGCCGGCCAGCAGCCGCTGAACCTGAACCCGCTCACGCGCGGCCTCGGCCTGGCCATTGCCGCCCTGCCCGGCACGGCCGCGCTGCTGGCGCTGTGGCAGCTGTGGTCGCTGTTCGGCTGCTATGCGCGCGGCCGGATCTTCAGCGCCGAACCGGTGCAGCGGCTGCGCCGCATGGGCCTGGCCCTGGTGGTGCTGGCGCCCGCGCTGCCGCTCTCGCACACGCTCTCGGTGCTGGCACTGACCTGGCAGAACCCACCGGGCCAGCGTGTGCTGGTGGTGGCGCTGGCCTTCCACCATTACCTGGCCCTGATGTTCGGCCTGGTGCTGCTGGCCATGGCCACGGTGATGGCCGAGGCCACGCGCGTGGCCGAGGAGAACGCGGAGTTCGTCTGA
- a CDS encoding energy transducer TonB produces the protein MSKISSAARLALGLLGALLIATAAQAAPKVIKKVPPEFPAEASRKGVNKGTVKAKLTIEADGKVSEVAIVEAEPKRVFDKAVINALMEWKFEGTGEKQSHEVKLVFSNED, from the coding sequence ATGTCGAAGATTTCGAGCGCGGCGCGCTTGGCCCTGGGTCTGCTGGGCGCCCTGCTGATCGCCACGGCCGCGCAGGCGGCGCCCAAGGTGATCAAGAAGGTGCCCCCCGAGTTCCCGGCCGAGGCCTCGCGCAAGGGCGTCAACAAGGGCACGGTGAAGGCCAAGCTCACCATTGAGGCCGACGGCAAGGTCAGCGAGGTGGCCATCGTCGAGGCCGAGCCCAAGCGCGTGTTCGACAAGGCGGTGATCAATGCCCTGATGGAGTGGAAGTTCGAAGGCACCGGCGAGAAGCAGAGCCACGAGGTGAAGCTGGTCTTCAGCAACGAAGACTGA
- the plsY gene encoding glycerol-3-phosphate 1-O-acyltransferase PlsY, which yields MQELLPPLLATLLAYLIGSLSFAVIISRLMGLSDPRSYGSGNPGATNVLRSGNKAAAILTLLFDALKGYLPVLAVALWGERYGLGEGTVALVGLAAFVGHLWPVFFRFVGGKGVATAAGVLLAINPWLGGATLLTWLIIAYFFRYSSLASIVAAVFAPFYQMLIWGSSPAVLSIALMSLLLVWRHEANIKKLLKGTESKLGQKAAGAKPAEGTSKKHPHGEGYQAHGHSHHHGPSHSHKAAKKGKKS from the coding sequence ATGCAAGAACTGCTTCCCCCCCTGCTGGCCACCCTGCTGGCCTATCTGATCGGCTCGCTCTCGTTTGCCGTCATCATCAGCCGCCTGATGGGTCTGTCGGACCCGCGCAGCTATGGCTCGGGCAATCCCGGCGCCACCAATGTGCTGCGCTCGGGCAACAAGGCCGCGGCCATCCTTACCCTGCTGTTCGATGCCTTGAAGGGCTATCTGCCGGTGCTGGCGGTGGCGCTGTGGGGCGAGCGTTACGGCCTGGGCGAGGGGACGGTGGCGCTGGTGGGCCTGGCGGCCTTCGTGGGCCATCTCTGGCCGGTGTTCTTTCGCTTCGTGGGTGGCAAGGGCGTGGCCACCGCGGCCGGCGTGCTGCTGGCGATCAACCCCTGGCTGGGCGGCGCCACCCTGCTGACCTGGCTCATCATCGCCTACTTCTTCCGCTACTCCTCGCTGGCCTCCATCGTGGCGGCGGTGTTCGCGCCCTTCTACCAGATGCTGATCTGGGGCTCGAGCCCGGCGGTGCTGAGCATCGCGCTGATGAGCCTGCTGCTGGTGTGGCGCCATGAGGCCAATATCAAGAAGCTGCTCAAGGGCACCGAGAGCAAGCTGGGCCAGAAGGCGGCCGGCGCCAAGCCGGCCGAGGGCACCAGCAAGAAGCACCCGCATGGCGAGGGTTACCAGGCCCATGGCCACTCTCACCATCACGGCCCATCGCATTCCCACAAAGCTGCCAAGAAGGGCAAGAAATCATGA
- a CDS encoding aminoacyl-tRNA deacylase: protein MAKKQAHVSETPATQFLRERQVTFTEHVYDYVEHGGTAESSRQLGVPEHEVVKTLVMQDERAQALIVLMHGDCQVSLKELARQIPCKKVEPCKPEVAQRHSGYLVGGTSPFGTRKPMPVFVEASILALPRICINGGRRGYLVGLDPKVLPALLGARAVECAIRSEARGSAE, encoded by the coding sequence ATGGCCAAGAAGCAAGCCCATGTCAGCGAGACCCCCGCCACGCAGTTCCTGCGCGAGCGCCAGGTCACCTTCACCGAGCATGTCTACGATTATGTGGAGCATGGCGGCACCGCCGAGTCCTCGCGCCAGCTGGGCGTGCCCGAGCACGAGGTGGTGAAGACCCTGGTGATGCAGGACGAGCGCGCCCAAGCCCTGATCGTGCTGATGCATGGCGATTGCCAGGTCAGCCTCAAGGAGCTGGCGCGCCAGATTCCCTGCAAGAAGGTGGAGCCCTGCAAGCCCGAGGTGGCACAGCGCCACAGCGGCTATCTGGTGGGCGGCACCTCGCCCTTCGGCACGCGCAAGCCCATGCCGGTGTTCGTCGAGGCCAGCATCCTGGCCTTGCCGAGGATCTGCATCAATGGCGGGCGGCGCGGCTATCTGGTGGGGCTGGACCCGAAGGTCTTGCCAGCGCTGCTGGGGGCGCGGGCGGTCGAGTGCGCGATCCGGAGCGAGGCGCGGGGCAGTGCAGAATAG
- a CDS encoding DMT family transporter — protein sequence MNAQRPGLGIALIILMASCFASMDSTIRYLGAFLPVLLILWARYSVQALVMAAWLGWRAARQGSLAGLRAAHPRFQLVRGLLLLATSAMSFYGVQAMPVAEFSAINMLTPVIVTLLAATLLHEHVSPLRWALVVGGFAGALIVIRPGSGTFGWAVLFPLAGACFYASFQVLTAKLASLEDPYTTHFYTGLTGALLLSLLLALGPVEVMAPLRAAPPWQWGLLLGIGALGTVGHLLLILALGLAPTGVLMPFVYVQIAVAAAIGWLAFDHVPDGYAWLGMAVVSASGASSAWLNVRQRTRPATVTADTIAD from the coding sequence GTGAACGCACAGCGCCCGGGCCTGGGCATTGCGCTGATCATCCTGATGGCGAGCTGCTTCGCCAGCATGGACAGCACGATCCGCTATCTCGGCGCCTTCCTGCCGGTGCTGCTGATCCTGTGGGCGCGCTACAGCGTGCAGGCCCTGGTGATGGCGGCCTGGCTGGGCTGGCGCGCCGCCCGGCAGGGCTCGCTGGCGGGGCTGCGCGCCGCCCATCCGCGCTTCCAGCTGGTGCGCGGCCTGCTGCTGCTGGCCACCAGCGCGATGAGCTTCTACGGCGTGCAGGCGATGCCGGTGGCCGAGTTCAGCGCCATCAATATGCTCACCCCGGTGATCGTCACCCTGCTGGCCGCCACCCTGCTGCACGAGCATGTCTCGCCGCTGCGCTGGGCCCTGGTGGTGGGCGGCTTCGCCGGCGCGCTGATCGTGATCCGACCGGGCAGCGGCACCTTCGGCTGGGCGGTGCTGTTCCCGCTTGCCGGCGCCTGCTTCTACGCCAGCTTCCAGGTGCTGACGGCCAAGCTGGCCTCGCTGGAAGACCCCTACACCACGCATTTCTACACCGGCCTCACCGGCGCCCTGCTGCTGAGCCTGCTGCTGGCGCTGGGGCCTGTCGAGGTGATGGCGCCGCTGCGCGCCGCGCCGCCCTGGCAATGGGGCTTGCTGCTGGGTATCGGCGCGCTCGGCACGGTGGGCCATCTGCTGCTGATCCTGGCCCTGGGCCTGGCACCCACCGGCGTGCTGATGCCTTTTGTCTATGTGCAGATCGCGGTGGCGGCGGCGATCGGCTGGCTGGCCTTCGACCATGTGCCCGATGGCTATGCCTGGCTGGGCATGGCGGTGGTGTCGGCCAGCGGCGCCAGCTCGGCCTGGCTGAACGTGCGTCAGCGTACCCGGCCCGCCACAGTCACCGCCGACACCATCGCCGACTGA
- a CDS encoding aldo/keto reductase, protein MEFTTLGRSDLRVSKICLGTMTFGEQVDEAGSQALLDHAVARGINFIDTAEMYPVPARAATFAQTEAIIGRWLAARPGLRSRLVLATKVAGPSRGYDWIRQGSPDLSAADIVQACEDSLRRLQTDVIDLYQIHWPARHVPMFGGVYFEPAKDQAVTPMLAQLEALDRLVRAGKLRQVGLSNETAYGVSEFVHLAERHGLARIVSVQNPYSLVNRVLENGLDEALYRHQVGLLAYSPLGFGVLTGKYDALRLDDPARPGRLSLFESMKKQRWARPETLAAAKRYNALARAHDLTPTQLALAWCGSRWQTASTIIGVTTRAQLDENIEAFAASLAPELVAEINRIRWELRDPAQ, encoded by the coding sequence ATGGAATTCACCACGCTGGGCCGTTCGGATCTGCGGGTCAGCAAGATCTGCCTGGGCACCATGACCTTCGGGGAGCAGGTGGACGAGGCGGGCAGCCAGGCGCTGCTGGACCATGCGGTGGCGCGCGGCATCAATTTCATCGACACCGCCGAGATGTATCCGGTGCCGGCGCGTGCCGCCACCTTTGCGCAGACCGAGGCCATCATCGGCCGCTGGCTGGCGGCCCGCCCGGGCCTGCGCAGCCGGCTGGTGCTGGCCACCAAGGTGGCCGGCCCTTCGCGCGGTTATGACTGGATACGCCAGGGCTCACCCGATCTGAGCGCGGCCGACATCGTGCAGGCCTGCGAGGACAGCCTGCGCCGCCTGCAGACCGACGTCATCGATCTCTACCAGATCCATTGGCCGGCCCGCCATGTGCCGATGTTCGGCGGCGTCTATTTCGAACCCGCCAAGGACCAGGCGGTGACGCCCATGCTGGCCCAGCTGGAGGCGCTCGACCGCCTGGTGCGCGCCGGCAAGCTGCGCCAGGTGGGCCTGTCCAACGAGACCGCCTATGGCGTGAGTGAATTCGTGCACCTGGCCGAGCGCCATGGACTGGCCCGCATCGTCTCGGTGCAGAACCCCTATTCGCTGGTGAACCGGGTGCTCGAGAACGGCCTGGACGAGGCGCTCTACCGCCACCAGGTCGGCCTGCTGGCCTACTCGCCGCTGGGCTTTGGCGTGCTCACCGGCAAGTACGACGCGCTGCGCCTGGACGACCCGGCCCGCCCCGGCCGCCTGAGCCTGTTCGAGAGCATGAAGAAGCAGCGCTGGGCCCGCCCCGAGACCCTCGCCGCGGCCAAGCGCTACAACGCCCTGGCGCGCGCGCATGACCTGACCCCCACCCAGCTGGCGCTGGCCTGGTGCGGCTCGCGCTGGCAGACCGCCAGCACCATCATCGGGGTGACCACGCGCGCGCAACTGGACGAGAACATCGAGGCCTTTGCCGCCAGCCTCGCGCCCGAGCTCGTGGCCGAGATCAACCGCATCCGCTGGGAGCTGCGCGACCCGGCGCAGTGA
- a CDS encoding helix-turn-helix domain-containing protein — protein sequence MSIVVTLDLMLAKRKMRSKELAERVGITEANLSLLKSGKVRGVRFDTLARICEVLQCQPADLLAYQAGADAPAEQQEP from the coding sequence ATGAGCATCGTCGTGACCCTGGACCTGATGCTGGCCAAACGCAAGATGCGCTCCAAGGAGCTGGCCGAGCGCGTGGGCATCACCGAGGCCAATCTGTCCCTGCTGAAGAGCGGCAAGGTGCGCGGCGTGCGCTTCGACACGCTGGCGCGCATCTGCGAGGTGCTGCAATGCCAGCCGGCCGACCTGCTGGCCTACCAGGCGGGCGCCGACGCGCCGGCGGAACAACAAGAACCTTGA